One window from the genome of Gopherus evgoodei ecotype Sinaloan lineage chromosome 2, rGopEvg1_v1.p, whole genome shotgun sequence encodes:
- the TM2D2 gene encoding TM2 domain-containing protein 2, with protein MVPGVGWPVSYVLLCGQAALLLGNLLLLQGVSRSHQHNATGAESGDPGEPEPDQPAGSPAPACDYGDPQAPLVLCTFLPEEFIECEDPVDHVGNITAQRELGYGCVKFGGQAYSDVDHTPVQCKALDGIECAEPRTFLRGNKPCIKYTGHYFITTLLYSFFLGCFGVDRFCLGHTGTAVGKLLTLGGLGIWWFVDLILLITGGLMPSDGSNWCTTY; from the exons atggtgccgggggttgggtgGCCGGTGAGTTACGTCCTGCTGTGCGGGCAAGCAGCGCTGCTGCTGGggaacctgctgctgctgcagggcgtCTCCCGGAGCCACCAGCACAACGCGACCGGGGCGGAGAGCGGGGACCCCGGAGAGCCCGAGCCCGACCAGCCCGCGGGCAGCCCGGCCCCCGCCTGTGACTACGGGGACCCGCAGGCGCCGCTTGTGCTCTGCACCTTCCT GCCCGAGGAATTCATTGAATGTGAGGATCCAGTAGACCATGTTGGAAATATTACTGCACAGCGAGAATTAGGTTATGGATGTGTTAAG TTTGGTGGCCAAGCCTATAGCGATGTAGACCACACTCCAGTGCAGTGCAAAGCACTAGATGGTATTGAGTGTGCAGAGCCTCGGACTTTTCTACGAGGGAATAAACCATGTATAAA GTACACTGGCCACTACTTTATAACTACTTTACTCTACTCCTTCTTCCTGGGTTGTTTTGGAGTGGATCGATTCTGTCTGGGCCATACAGGGACAGCAGTGGGAAAACTACTGACTCTTGGAGGACTTGGTATCTGGTGGTTTGTTGACCTTATTCTCCTTATTACTGGTGGGTTGATGCCTAGTGATGGCAGCAACTGGTGCACGACTTACTGA